The bacterium genome includes a window with the following:
- the tilS gene encoding tRNA lysidine(34) synthetase TilS → MGAPLAQVPAEVARAIQALGLVGRSVLVAVSGGVDSMVLLHALAGLREEFGLGLAVAHVHHGLRGAEADADARCVEEAAAEYGLVFRLARVEPESLRTEGPSRSRPSLQEAARRVRYDALDAIAAELGSQHIATAHQRDDQAETLLLRLFRGTGPDGLAGIPPASADGRIVRPLLGVDREAIEAWAGSEALVWREDASNRDPRFARARLRQQLRALAESLNPGWQRALADLADAQRDENEWLDALTREAAPQWLGGDGEVARFAKKGWETLPPALARRLIRLAWHRLGGGRDVSRQHLERALRFLVQSSPGARLELPGGLILQNDPAGFSLASRERSGSDGGPTGT, encoded by the coding sequence GTGGGGGCTCCTCTCGCTCAGGTTCCGGCGGAGGTTGCGCGGGCCATCCAGGCCCTGGGCCTGGTGGGGCGTAGCGTGCTCGTCGCCGTTTCGGGCGGCGTCGATTCGATGGTCCTGCTGCACGCGCTTGCTGGGCTGCGCGAGGAGTTCGGGCTGGGGCTCGCCGTGGCCCATGTCCACCATGGCCTGCGGGGCGCCGAGGCCGATGCGGACGCGCGTTGTGTCGAGGAGGCCGCGGCCGAATACGGGCTCGTGTTCCGGCTGGCTCGGGTGGAGCCAGAGAGTCTTCGCACCGAGGGTCCGAGCCGCAGCCGGCCCAGCCTGCAAGAGGCGGCGCGCCGAGTCCGCTACGACGCACTCGATGCGATCGCCGCCGAACTCGGATCTCAACACATCGCCACCGCCCATCAACGGGACGATCAGGCCGAGACCCTGCTGCTGCGTCTGTTCCGCGGAACCGGCCCCGACGGCCTCGCGGGCATCCCGCCGGCAAGTGCGGATGGTCGAATCGTGCGACCGCTGCTGGGCGTCGACCGCGAGGCGATCGAGGCCTGGGCGGGGAGTGAGGCCCTCGTCTGGCGGGAAGACGCATCCAATCGGGATCCGCGTTTCGCCCGGGCCCGGCTTCGCCAGCAGCTTCGGGCCCTGGCCGAAAGCTTGAACCCGGGCTGGCAACGCGCGCTGGCGGATCTGGCCGATGCCCAGCGCGACGAGAACGAGTGGCTGGATGCCCTCACCCGGGAGGCGGCGCCGCAGTGGCTAGGAGGCGACGGCGAGGTGGCGCGGTTCGCGAAGAAAGGCTGGGAGACGCTGCCTCCGGCCCTGGCCCGGCGGCTCATCCGCCTCGCCTGGCATCGGCTCGGGGGTGGACGGGACGTGAGCCGCCAGCATCTCGAGCGCGCGCTGCGTTTCCTGGTGCAATCGTCACCCGGGGCTCGGCTGGAGCTTCCGGGCGGGTTGATCCTTCAGAACGACCCCGCCGGCTTCAGCCTTGCTTCCAGAGAACGAAGTGGTTCCGACGGGGGTCCAACCGGGACATGA
- a CDS encoding long-chain fatty acid--CoA ligase: protein MQSPLHNVSRWIQERARLAPERPAIVDGDRELNFGEFEARVARAAAWLAAEGIRRGDRVALLLANRSAYLELVFAAARLGAIAMPINTRLAPPEVAQLLEDARPGLLIHEATLAPLVETSLAQTRGDAPRAHAVAGAPDAYEATLAAHAPQPSIAAVSPEDPMILMYTSGTTGTPKGALLPHRKTFYNSLNAQLFFGCTQEDRVLTVVPLFHSFGLLILALPALYCGATVVLQSYFDPSAAWAAIARHRITYFGGVPTMFGRLQDALDADRPDVSSLRFLFTAGAAIPVERIHAFEERGLRLKQGFGQTETSILCCLDATDAIRKAGSVGRPVFHGEIRIIREATLSSPPEDWQDCACGESGEIVVRGPINMLGYWERPEANAETLRGEWLRTGDLGSFDEEGFVTLTGRARDMFISGGENVYPRQVEAIYETHPDIQELAVIGVPHERWGEAGHAFVLPRPGAELEPEALRAWGRQRLASFKVPNTFEVVEELPRTVTGKVQKFRLGSENG, encoded by the coding sequence GTGCAGAGCCCGCTCCACAACGTCAGCCGCTGGATCCAGGAGCGCGCGCGCCTGGCACCCGAACGCCCTGCCATCGTGGACGGGGACCGCGAGCTGAATTTCGGTGAGTTCGAAGCCCGCGTGGCCCGAGCCGCCGCTTGGCTGGCGGCGGAAGGAATCCGCCGGGGCGATCGGGTGGCCCTCTTGCTCGCCAACCGCTCGGCCTATCTGGAGCTGGTCTTTGCCGCGGCGCGGCTCGGCGCCATTGCCATGCCCATCAATACGCGGCTCGCGCCGCCCGAGGTGGCTCAACTCCTGGAGGACGCCCGGCCCGGCCTCCTGATCCACGAGGCCACGTTGGCCCCGCTCGTCGAGACGAGCCTCGCGCAGACCCGGGGTGACGCACCCCGGGCGCATGCCGTGGCTGGAGCCCCGGACGCCTACGAGGCCACGCTCGCAGCGCATGCACCCCAGCCCAGCATCGCCGCCGTTTCTCCCGAAGACCCGATGATCCTGATGTACACGTCCGGCACGACGGGAACGCCCAAAGGCGCCCTCCTCCCCCATCGCAAGACCTTCTACAACAGCCTCAATGCCCAGCTCTTCTTCGGCTGCACCCAGGAGGATCGGGTGCTCACCGTGGTGCCGCTCTTCCATTCGTTCGGGTTGCTGATCCTGGCCCTTCCCGCCCTCTACTGCGGCGCGACCGTGGTGTTGCAATCGTACTTCGACCCCAGCGCGGCCTGGGCCGCCATCGCGCGACATCGGATCACCTACTTCGGCGGGGTGCCCACGATGTTCGGCCGGTTGCAGGATGCGCTCGACGCGGACCGGCCCGATGTCTCCTCGCTGCGTTTCCTGTTCACGGCCGGCGCGGCGATTCCGGTAGAGCGCATCCACGCGTTCGAAGAGCGAGGCCTTCGCTTGAAGCAGGGCTTCGGGCAGACCGAGACTTCCATCCTGTGTTGCCTGGATGCGACCGACGCCATCCGCAAGGCCGGCAGTGTGGGACGCCCCGTGTTCCATGGCGAGATCCGGATCATCCGGGAGGCCACGCTCTCTTCGCCGCCCGAAGACTGGCAGGATTGCGCGTGTGGCGAATCCGGCGAGATCGTGGTGCGCGGGCCGATCAACATGCTCGGCTATTGGGAGCGCCCGGAAGCCAACGCAGAAACCCTGCGCGGCGAATGGCTCCGCACCGGCGACCTGGGGAGCTTCGACGAGGAAGGCTTCGTGACCCTGACCGGCCGCGCCCGCGACATGTTCATCTCCGGCGGCGAGAACGTCTATCCGCGGCAGGTCGAGGCCATCTACGAGACCCATCCCGACATCCAGGAGTTGGCGGTCATCGGCGTGCCCCACGAACGTTGGGGCGAGGCCGGCCACGCATTCGTCCTGCCACGCCCCGGTGCCGAGCTGGAGCCCGAAGCCCTGCGCGCCTGGGGCCGCCAGCGGCTGGCCTCCTTCAAGGTGCCGAACACCTTCGAGGTGGTGGAGGAACTCCCGAGGACGGTGACCGGAAAGGTGCAGAAGTTCCGGCTCGGAAGTGAGAACGGGTGA
- a CDS encoding CoA transferase, with protein MSEQLFDDLLVIDCASFIAGPAAGTILADYGARVIKVEPPVGGDGYRMLTHLPGVPVGKTNYPWTLTNRNKESLALDLKQTEGRAILDSLIARADVFITNFPLPVRERLRLGYEDVSAQNPRLIYASLTPYGEDGPEAGNTGYDATAWWARSGLMDAVRASNETPPAISMPGMGDHMAANTLYGAIVTALYRRERTGRGGKVGTSLLANGLWSNGVMVQAALDGANTNVRLDTDTLSAFTRTYRCRDDRWFMLVILPQAQERAWPNIARCVGHEEWLEDPRFAGPEEREQHKVELSALFSAAFLERDWEDWSGSFAELGITCGAISQAQDSCEDEQIRAAGMLTEFDDGAGSRTIDSPLYMKGEAKRDPRAAPDIGEHSLAILAELGVDDETVGKLQDAGVIGT; from the coding sequence ATGTCAGAGCAGCTCTTCGACGATCTTCTCGTCATCGACTGTGCCAGTTTCATCGCCGGACCTGCCGCCGGAACCATCCTGGCCGACTACGGCGCGCGCGTCATCAAAGTCGAGCCTCCGGTGGGTGGTGACGGCTACCGCATGCTCACGCACCTGCCCGGGGTGCCCGTCGGCAAGACCAACTACCCCTGGACGCTGACGAATCGCAACAAGGAAAGCCTTGCGCTGGACCTCAAGCAGACTGAGGGCCGGGCGATCCTCGACAGCCTGATCGCGCGCGCCGATGTGTTCATCACCAACTTTCCGCTCCCCGTCCGCGAACGCCTACGACTCGGCTATGAGGATGTCAGCGCCCAGAATCCGCGTCTGATCTACGCTTCGCTTACGCCCTACGGCGAAGACGGGCCGGAGGCTGGCAACACCGGCTACGACGCGACCGCCTGGTGGGCACGCTCCGGGCTCATGGACGCGGTGCGGGCTTCCAATGAGACGCCCCCCGCCATATCGATGCCGGGAATGGGCGACCATATGGCGGCGAACACCTTGTACGGCGCGATCGTGACCGCGCTCTATCGGCGCGAGCGAACCGGCCGTGGCGGAAAAGTGGGCACTTCTCTGCTGGCCAACGGCCTCTGGTCCAATGGCGTCATGGTTCAGGCAGCGCTGGACGGTGCGAATACGAACGTCCGCCTCGACACTGACACGCTCAGTGCCTTCACTCGAACCTACCGTTGTCGCGACGATCGCTGGTTCATGCTGGTGATCCTGCCCCAGGCGCAGGAACGCGCGTGGCCGAACATTGCCCGATGTGTGGGGCACGAAGAGTGGCTCGAAGATCCTCGTTTCGCCGGGCCGGAGGAGCGAGAGCAGCACAAGGTCGAGCTGTCCGCTCTGTTCAGTGCAGCGTTCCTCGAGCGAGATTGGGAGGATTGGAGCGGGAGCTTCGCTGAACTCGGGATTACCTGCGGCGCCATTTCACAGGCGCAGGACAGCTGCGAAGACGAGCAGATCCGAGCCGCGGGGATGCTCACCGAATTCGACGATGGCGCTGGGAGTCGTACGATCGACAGCCCCCTGTATATGAAAGGGGAAGCGAAACGCGATCCTCGAGCAGCCCCTGACATCGGTGAGCACAGCCTGGCGATCCTCGCCGAGCTCGGTGTCGATGACGAGACGGTCGGGAAGCTGCAGGATGCTGGGGTGATCGGGACCTGA